A single region of the Paraburkholderia megapolitana genome encodes:
- a CDS encoding M48 family metalloprotease — MRPKRFVAALLCVTLLAPPGVYTAAQPITPSGDSRSPGVSTTASTTDSGPPLEIGPLNSYVVSIVPPSIADGVFGTYGGAESRFSGKPGPNVGWRAPLVSQQLPDLGDGSGGKLTPQAERRLGERVMREVRRDPAYLDDWLVRDYLNSVAARLAAAASAQYIGGYRPDFDLFAMRDPQINAFSLPGGFIGVNTGLIVTTQTESELASVLGHEMGHVLQRHIARMIATGERNAYAALAAMLFGVLAGIVARSGDLGSAIAFGGQAYAVDSQLRFSRSAEHEADRVGFQLLAGAGYDPYGMPAFFERLDRASMGDAGVPPYARTHPLTGERIADMEDRARRAPYRQPRQSPEYGFVRARVRVLQQRSRSDYADEMSRLRSELDERTALNVAANWYGVAYAQMLLERYDDAAASLDTARKHFGNTEASEGSTVRSTPSLDILAVDIARRAGRNDEAMRLAESAQRRWPQSHAAIDMRLQTLLTARRFADAQTLALQETRADPQQPAWWRYLAQASAGTGDALLQHRALAEKFALEGAWPSAIRQLKEARDDKTVGYYDLATIDARLHDFETRYKEERQDEKDSG, encoded by the coding sequence ATGCGCCCGAAACGGTTTGTCGCTGCCTTGCTGTGCGTCACGCTGCTCGCGCCGCCGGGCGTTTATACGGCCGCGCAACCGATCACACCGTCCGGCGATAGTCGCAGCCCGGGCGTTAGCACGACCGCCAGCACAACCGACAGCGGACCCCCACTCGAAATCGGCCCCCTCAACTCCTACGTAGTATCGATCGTCCCACCTTCGATCGCCGACGGCGTCTTCGGCACCTACGGCGGTGCCGAAAGCCGCTTCTCCGGCAAGCCCGGCCCCAACGTCGGCTGGCGCGCGCCGCTCGTCAGCCAGCAACTGCCCGACCTCGGCGACGGCTCGGGCGGCAAGCTCACACCGCAGGCCGAACGCAGACTCGGCGAGCGCGTGATGCGCGAAGTGCGGCGCGACCCTGCCTATCTCGACGACTGGCTCGTGCGCGATTATCTGAATTCGGTAGCAGCCCGACTCGCGGCCGCAGCGAGCGCGCAGTACATCGGCGGATATCGTCCCGACTTCGACCTGTTCGCGATGCGCGATCCGCAGATCAACGCGTTTTCGTTGCCTGGCGGTTTTATCGGCGTGAACACGGGGCTCATCGTGACGACGCAGACCGAATCCGAACTTGCCTCGGTGCTCGGACACGAGATGGGTCACGTGTTGCAGCGACATATCGCGCGCATGATCGCGACCGGCGAGCGCAACGCCTACGCCGCGCTGGCGGCGATGCTGTTCGGTGTGCTCGCCGGCATCGTCGCGCGCAGCGGCGATCTGGGCAGTGCGATTGCGTTCGGTGGACAGGCCTACGCGGTGGACAGTCAATTGCGCTTCTCGCGTTCCGCGGAACACGAAGCCGATCGCGTCGGCTTCCAGTTGCTGGCCGGCGCCGGCTACGATCCGTACGGCATGCCGGCGTTCTTCGAGCGGCTCGATCGCGCATCGATGGGCGATGCGGGTGTGCCGCCGTATGCGCGCACGCATCCACTAACCGGCGAGCGCATCGCCGACATGGAAGATCGTGCGCGGCGCGCGCCGTACCGTCAGCCGCGTCAGTCGCCCGAATACGGGTTCGTCCGCGCGCGCGTGCGGGTGCTGCAGCAGCGCTCGCGTAGCGACTACGCCGACGAGATGTCGCGACTGCGCTCCGAGCTCGACGAGCGGACCGCGCTGAACGTCGCGGCAAACTGGTACGGCGTGGCGTATGCGCAGATGTTGCTCGAACGCTACGACGATGCGGCTGCATCGCTCGATACCGCGCGCAAGCACTTCGGCAATACCGAGGCGAGCGAAGGCAGCACCGTACGCAGTACGCCGAGCCTCGACATCCTCGCGGTCGATATCGCGCGTCGCGCGGGCCGCAACGACGAAGCGATGCGGCTCGCGGAAAGCGCGCAACGTCGCTGGCCGCAATCGCATGCCGCCATCGACATGCGCCTGCAGACGCTGCTCACCGCCCGCCGTTTCGCGGATGCGCAGACGCTCGCGTTACAGGAGACGCGTGCCGATCCGCAGCAGCCCGCGTGGTGGCGCTACCTCGCGCAAGCGAGCGCGGGTACCGGCGATGCGTTGCTGCAACATCGCGCGCTGGCGGAGAAATTCGCGCTGGAAGGGGCTTGGCCATCGGCGATCCGGCAACTGAAGGAAGCGCGCGACGACAAGACGGTAGGCTACTACGATCTGGCGACGATCGATGCGCGTCTGCATGACTTCGAGACGCGCTATAAGGAAGAGCGCCAGGATGAGAAGGACAGCGGATGA
- the moaC gene encoding cyclic pyranopterin monophosphate synthase MoaC, translating to MPELTHFDAAGQAHMVDVGGKQETKRTAVARGSIRMLPATFALIRDGHAKKGDVIGVARIAAIQGAKRTADLIPLCHPLALTRVAVDFALDEALPGVHCTVQVETFGRTGVEMEALTAVQVGLLTVYDMCKAVDRGMTITDVKVQEKRGGKSGDWSAG from the coding sequence ATGCCCGAACTCACTCATTTCGACGCAGCCGGACAGGCGCATATGGTGGACGTCGGCGGCAAGCAGGAAACCAAACGCACTGCCGTCGCGCGCGGCTCGATCCGCATGCTGCCCGCCACGTTCGCGCTGATCCGCGACGGTCACGCAAAGAAAGGCGACGTGATCGGCGTCGCGCGAATTGCGGCGATCCAGGGCGCGAAGCGCACGGCCGATTTGATTCCGCTGTGTCATCCGCTCGCGCTGACGCGCGTTGCCGTCGACTTCGCGCTCGACGAAGCGCTGCCGGGCGTGCACTGCACCGTGCAGGTGGAAACGTTCGGTCGTACCGGTGTCGAGATGGAAGCGTTGACCGCCGTGCAGGTGGGACTGCTGACGGTCTACGACATGTGCAAGGCAGTCGATCGCGGGATGACGATCACCGATGTGAAGGTGCAGGAGAAGCGCGGAGGGAAATCGGGGGACTGGAGCGCGGGCTGA
- a CDS encoding PglL family O-oligosaccharyltransferase has protein sequence MPTPFARSLSLTLLAVALILPYAWVGHTYPIPTFYAEFVALVLYLLTGAAVAILVVTARPRVKFASPVVALVPLAFGLLLAAQSVVLPVAQPSMNWLGAGFLLAAFMAVHAGYGFARAQMSEAALEAAAGALIVGGLFAVFCQVIQLFHLEGKVSPFVVEYSILVDRRPFGNMAQANHLATYISFAMAGALFLVQTRRMPVVIWALLSTVFAAGLAFTVSRGPWLQIGVIVVAGFWMALAESRRNMGRERGGRAWLIPIALAVLFIAVNEAVRWANVHYHLELAQSAADRFKDASQIAPRLALWKYGWTMFHTHPLLGVGWGEFPRYQYDLVKQLGAVEIANNSHDIFIDLLAKTGLIGLAIVLLGLIAWLVRVLRAPHTAARVFGIALIGVLVMHALVEYPQQYMFFLLPAMFIFGLLETRPLRLVPGRVSFGVFYVIVLGGIAALYPVYRDYTRAEVLYYGSKPAEQYRANPSWLFRAWGEYGYATLLPVNGMDLRYKLDMHKQAIALLPGETVLRRYAVLQALSGDTNGAFDTVERLKIFAGELHDWPSQLGYLYDLCDQQKTLGSFKDALVKKYGTPPKDVNDDDDDSDD, from the coding sequence ATGCCCACCCCATTCGCGCGCTCTCTTTCTCTCACTCTGCTGGCCGTTGCGTTGATCCTGCCTTACGCATGGGTCGGCCATACGTACCCGATTCCGACCTTCTACGCCGAGTTCGTCGCATTGGTGCTGTACCTGCTGACCGGTGCGGCCGTGGCAATACTAGTCGTCACCGCGCGACCGCGCGTGAAGTTCGCGTCGCCGGTGGTCGCGCTCGTGCCGCTCGCGTTCGGGTTGCTGCTGGCCGCGCAGTCGGTGGTATTGCCGGTCGCGCAACCTTCGATGAACTGGCTCGGCGCCGGCTTTCTGCTCGCGGCGTTCATGGCGGTGCACGCGGGTTACGGCTTCGCGCGCGCGCAGATGTCGGAGGCCGCACTAGAGGCGGCGGCGGGTGCGTTGATCGTCGGCGGGCTGTTCGCGGTGTTCTGCCAGGTGATCCAGTTGTTCCACCTCGAAGGGAAAGTGTCGCCGTTCGTCGTCGAGTACAGCATCCTCGTAGACCGGCGGCCGTTCGGCAACATGGCTCAGGCGAACCATCTGGCCACGTACATCTCGTTTGCGATGGCCGGTGCGTTGTTCCTCGTGCAGACGCGCAGGATGCCGGTCGTGATCTGGGCGCTGCTGTCGACGGTGTTCGCCGCGGGCCTCGCGTTCACCGTGTCGCGTGGACCGTGGTTGCAAATAGGGGTGATCGTCGTCGCCGGTTTCTGGATGGCGCTTGCGGAGTCTCGCCGCAACATGGGCCGCGAGCGCGGCGGTCGCGCGTGGTTGATTCCGATCGCGCTCGCCGTGCTGTTTATCGCGGTGAATGAAGCGGTCCGCTGGGCCAATGTGCATTACCACCTTGAACTCGCGCAGTCCGCGGCGGACCGCTTCAAGGACGCCAGCCAGATCGCGCCGCGTCTCGCGCTGTGGAAGTACGGCTGGACGATGTTCCACACGCATCCGTTGCTCGGTGTTGGTTGGGGCGAGTTTCCGCGCTATCAGTACGACCTCGTGAAGCAACTGGGCGCCGTCGAGATCGCCAACAACTCGCACGACATCTTCATCGACCTGCTCGCGAAAACCGGCCTGATCGGACTCGCGATCGTGCTGCTCGGACTGATCGCGTGGCTCGTGCGGGTGCTGCGTGCGCCGCATACGGCGGCGCGCGTATTCGGTATCGCGTTGATCGGCGTGCTGGTGATGCACGCGCTCGTCGAGTATCCGCAGCAGTACATGTTCTTCCTGCTGCCGGCGATGTTTATCTTCGGTCTGCTCGAAACGAGACCGCTGCGGCTCGTGCCGGGGCGCGTGTCGTTTGGTGTGTTCTACGTGATCGTGCTGGGCGGGATTGCGGCGCTGTATCCGGTGTATCGCGACTACACGCGCGCCGAGGTGCTGTACTACGGTTCGAAGCCGGCCGAGCAGTATCGTGCGAACCCGTCGTGGTTGTTCCGGGCGTGGGGCGAGTATGGGTATGCGACGCTGCTGCCGGTCAACGGGATGGACCTACGGTACAAGCTCGACATGCACAAGCAGGCGATTGCGTTGCTGCCCGGCGAAACGGTGTTGCGCCGTTATGCGGTGCTGCAGGCGCTGAGCGGCGACACCAACGGTGCATTCGATACCGTCGAGCGTCTGAAGATATTCGCCGGGGAGTTGCACGACTGGCCGTCGCAACTGGGCTACTTGTACGACCTGTGCGATCAGCAGAAGACGCTTGGGAGTTTCAAGGATGCGCTGGTGAAGAAGTACGGTACGCCGCCGAAAGACGTCAATGACGATGATGACGACAGCGATGATTGA
- a CDS encoding pilin, translating into MIVLAIVGVIAAYAIPAYQDYLARSRVGEGLALATSARLAVAENAASGNAFGAGYTSPPATRNVQSLQVDDASGQITMTYTARIAPAGSNTLVLVPSVPDNADTPTGRVALTRGTVQAGAMTWECFAGGKTTSSLSAPGSGPAPADAPTLTSNLAPPECRA; encoded by the coding sequence ATGATCGTGCTCGCGATCGTCGGTGTGATCGCGGCTTATGCGATTCCCGCGTATCAGGACTATCTGGCGCGCAGCCGGGTGGGCGAGGGCCTCGCGCTCGCGACCTCGGCGCGCCTCGCGGTCGCCGAGAACGCCGCGAGCGGCAATGCATTCGGTGCGGGTTACACGTCGCCACCCGCCACGCGCAATGTCCAGTCGCTACAGGTGGACGACGCCAGCGGTCAGATCACGATGACCTACACCGCCCGCATAGCGCCTGCCGGTTCGAATACGCTGGTGCTCGTGCCGTCGGTGCCGGACAACGCCGATACCCCGACCGGCCGCGTCGCCCTCACGCGAGGCACAGTGCAAGCCGGCGCGATGACCTGGGAGTGCTTCGCCGGAGGCAAGACCACGTCGTCTTTGTCGGCGCCGGGCTCAGGCCCCGCGCCCGCCGATGCCCCGACCTTGACGTCGAATCTCGCCCCACCCGAGTGCCGCGCATGA
- a CDS encoding TerC family protein, protein MLEFFATLHWGAVIQIIVIDILLGGDNAVVIALACRNLPAQQRARGILWGTVGAIVLRVALIAFAVVLLDVPLLKFAGGVLLLWIGVRLMAPAEDAHAGVKPADKLVAAIKTIIVADAVMSLDNVIAIAGAAEQADPEHRIALVIFGLVVSIPLIVWGSQIVLKLLDRFPIVVTLGAALLGWIAGGLIINDPAGDRWPALDAPAAIYGMEIAGALFVVIVGYLLRRRNARRAAAQTPPGTHS, encoded by the coding sequence ATGCTCGAATTCTTCGCGACGCTCCATTGGGGCGCAGTCATCCAGATCATCGTGATCGACATCCTGCTCGGTGGCGACAATGCTGTCGTCATCGCGCTGGCCTGCCGCAATCTGCCGGCGCAGCAACGTGCTCGCGGCATCCTGTGGGGCACCGTCGGGGCAATCGTGCTGCGGGTCGCGCTGATCGCATTCGCGGTCGTGCTGCTCGACGTGCCGCTGCTGAAATTCGCGGGCGGTGTGCTGCTGCTGTGGATCGGCGTGCGTCTGATGGCGCCGGCCGAAGACGCGCATGCCGGCGTCAAACCCGCCGACAAACTGGTCGCCGCGATCAAGACGATCATCGTCGCCGACGCGGTGATGAGCCTCGACAACGTGATCGCGATTGCCGGCGCGGCGGAGCAGGCGGACCCGGAACACCGCATCGCGCTCGTGATCTTCGGTCTGGTGGTGAGCATTCCGCTGATCGTCTGGGGTAGCCAGATCGTGCTGAAGCTGCTCGACCGCTTCCCGATCGTCGTGACGCTCGGTGCGGCGTTGCTTGGCTGGATTGCGGGCGGGCTGATCATCAACGATCCGGCCGGCGACCGCTGGCCTGCGCTCGATGCACCGGCAGCCATCTACGGGATGGAGATAGCGGGAGCGCTGTTCGTCGTGATCGTCGGCTATCTGCTACGCCGGCGTAACGCGCGGCGCGCGGCCGCGCAGACGCCGCCCGGCACGCATTCCTGA
- the sucD gene encoding succinate--CoA ligase subunit alpha → MSILINKDTKVITQGITGKTGQFHTRACREYANGREAYVAGVNPKKAGEDFEGIPIYASVKEAKAETGATVSVIYVPPAGAAAAIWEAVEADLDLAICITEGIPVRDMIEIKNRMRLENRKTLLLGPNCPGTITPDELKIGIMPGHIHRKGRIGVVSRSGTLTYEAVGQLTAIGLGQSSAVGIGGDPINGLKHIDVMKMFNDDPETDAVIMIGEIGGPDEANAATWIKDNMKKPVVGFIAGVTAPPGKRMGHAGALISGGADTAEAKLEIMDACGIKVTKNPSEMARLLKAML, encoded by the coding sequence ATGTCGATTCTGATCAACAAAGACACCAAGGTCATCACGCAGGGCATCACCGGCAAGACCGGTCAGTTCCATACGCGTGCTTGCCGTGAATACGCAAACGGTCGCGAAGCTTACGTCGCGGGCGTGAACCCGAAGAAAGCCGGCGAAGACTTCGAAGGCATTCCGATCTACGCGAGCGTCAAGGAAGCGAAGGCCGAAACGGGCGCAACCGTCTCGGTCATCTACGTGCCGCCGGCAGGCGCGGCCGCCGCGATCTGGGAAGCCGTCGAGGCCGACCTCGATCTCGCGATCTGCATTACCGAAGGCATTCCGGTTCGCGACATGATCGAGATCAAGAACCGCATGCGTCTCGAGAACCGCAAGACGCTGCTGCTCGGACCGAACTGCCCGGGCACGATCACGCCCGACGAACTGAAGATCGGCATCATGCCGGGTCACATCCACCGCAAGGGCCGCATCGGCGTCGTGTCGCGTTCGGGCACGCTGACGTATGAAGCAGTCGGCCAGTTGACGGCGATCGGCCTTGGCCAGTCGTCGGCAGTGGGGATTGGCGGCGATCCGATCAACGGTCTGAAGCACATCGACGTGATGAAGATGTTCAACGACGATCCGGAAACGGACGCGGTCATCATGATCGGCGAGATCGGCGGTCCGGACGAAGCGAATGCTGCGACCTGGATCAAGGACAACATGAAGAAGCCGGTGGTCGGCTTCATCGCCGGTGTGACGGCGCCTCCGGGCAAGCGCATGGGCCACGCCGGCGCGCTGATCTCGGGCGGTGCCGATACGGCCGAAGCGAAGCTGGAAATCATGGACGCCTGCGGTATCAAGGTCACGAAGAACCCGTCGGAAATGGCGCGTCTGCTGAAGGCGATGCTCTAA
- the sucC gene encoding ADP-forming succinate--CoA ligase subunit beta, which yields MKIHEYQGKEILRKFGVAVPRGTPVFSVDDAVKAAEELGGPVWVVKAQIHAGGRGKGGGVKVAKSLEQVREYSNQILGMQLVTHQTGPEGQKVNRLLIEEGADIKKELYVGLVIDRVSQKIVVMASSEGGMDVEEVAEKTPELIHKIAVDPATGLKDAEADELATKIGVPAASLPQARAILQGLYKAFWDTDASLAEINPLILTGDGKVIALDAKFNFDSNALFRHPEIVAYRDLDEEDPAEVEASKFDLAYISLDGNIGCLVNGAGLAMATMDTIKLFGGEPANFLDVGGGATTEKVTEAFKIMLKNPNLTAILVNIFGGIMRCDVIAEGVIAASKAVSLKVPLVVRMKGTNEDLGKKMLADSGLPIIAADSMEEAAQKVVAAASGKA from the coding sequence ATGAAGATTCACGAGTACCAGGGTAAGGAAATCCTGCGGAAATTCGGTGTCGCGGTACCGCGCGGCACGCCGGTGTTCTCGGTGGATGATGCGGTCAAGGCCGCTGAAGAGCTGGGCGGCCCGGTATGGGTCGTGAAGGCTCAGATCCACGCGGGTGGCCGTGGCAAGGGTGGCGGCGTGAAGGTGGCGAAGTCGCTGGAACAGGTTCGCGAGTACTCGAACCAGATCCTGGGCATGCAGCTCGTCACGCACCAGACTGGCCCGGAAGGCCAGAAGGTGAACCGCCTGCTGATCGAAGAAGGCGCTGACATCAAGAAGGAACTGTATGTCGGCCTCGTGATCGATCGCGTCTCGCAGAAGATCGTCGTGATGGCATCGAGCGAAGGCGGCATGGACGTCGAAGAAGTCGCAGAAAAGACGCCCGAGCTGATCCACAAGATCGCTGTCGATCCGGCAACCGGTCTGAAAGACGCCGAAGCCGACGAACTCGCCACGAAGATCGGCGTGCCCGCCGCATCGCTGCCGCAAGCTCGCGCGATCCTGCAAGGCCTGTACAAGGCGTTCTGGGACACCGACGCATCGCTCGCCGAAATCAACCCGCTCATCCTGACCGGCGACGGCAAGGTGATCGCACTCGACGCGAAGTTCAACTTCGATTCGAACGCACTGTTCCGTCACCCGGAAATCGTTGCGTACCGCGATCTGGACGAAGAAGATCCGGCTGAAGTCGAAGCGTCGAAGTTCGACCTCGCGTACATCTCGCTCGACGGCAACATCGGCTGTCTCGTGAACGGCGCAGGCCTCGCGATGGCGACGATGGACACCATCAAGCTGTTCGGCGGCGAACCGGCGAACTTCCTCGACGTCGGCGGAGGAGCTACGACCGAGAAGGTCACCGAAGCGTTCAAGATCATGCTGAAGAACCCGAATCTGACGGCGATTCTGGTCAACATCTTCGGCGGCATCATGCGCTGCGACGTGATCGCGGAAGGCGTGATTGCGGCGTCGAAGGCCGTGTCGCTGAAGGTGCCGCTCGTGGTCCGCATGAAGGGCACGAACGAGGACCTCGGCAAGAAGATGCTCGCCGACTCCGGTCTGCCGATCATCGCCGCGGACAGCATGGAAGAAGCTGCGCAGAAGGTCGTCGCAGCCGCTTCGGGCAAGGCTTAA
- a CDS encoding DUF2889 domain-containing protein — MPLSPPVSRQLRHRRAIHAEAYERADGLWDIEACLTDQKPRDVALASGVRPNGLPIHELWLRITIDRKLTVVDAETSSDWVPYPGQCETANSAYRALIGLNLLNNFRRDATRLLAGTAGCTHLTELCAVLPTAAIQAFAGDVWNTKNGGPDGKHEQGNEGNEGHASNGTDNASSTTQTTRSIDKPPFQLGRCHALRFDGEAVRQFYPRWHGHAPRSARAETAGEPCANAAANAASANDTTDTSDKNSNQVQSNSQTEGNHA; from the coding sequence ATGCCGCTTTCCCCGCCCGTCTCCCGTCAGTTGCGCCACCGTCGCGCAATCCATGCGGAAGCCTATGAGCGTGCCGATGGCTTGTGGGACATCGAGGCGTGCCTGACCGACCAGAAGCCACGCGATGTGGCGCTTGCGTCGGGTGTCCGGCCCAATGGCCTGCCGATCCATGAACTCTGGCTTCGCATCACGATCGATCGCAAGCTCACCGTCGTCGACGCCGAAACGTCGTCCGACTGGGTGCCCTATCCCGGTCAGTGCGAAACCGCCAATTCCGCCTATCGCGCCCTCATCGGGCTCAATCTGCTCAACAACTTTCGTCGCGACGCTACCCGCCTGCTGGCCGGTACCGCGGGCTGCACGCATCTCACCGAGCTCTGCGCAGTCCTGCCTACCGCGGCCATTCAGGCATTCGCGGGCGACGTCTGGAACACGAAAAACGGCGGCCCCGACGGCAAGCACGAGCAAGGTAACGAAGGCAACGAAGGCCACGCAAGCAACGGTACAGACAACGCAAGCAGCACCACACAAACCACCCGTTCAATCGACAAACCGCCTTTCCAGCTCGGTCGCTGCCATGCGCTGCGATTCGATGGCGAGGCGGTTCGACAGTTTTATCCGCGCTGGCACGGCCACGCGCCACGCTCCGCTCGGGCCGAAACAGCCGGCGAGCCGTGCGCAAACGCGGCAGCCAATGCAGCAAGTGCAAACGATACGACTGACACCAGCGATAAAAACAGCAATCAAGTTCAATCCAACTCTCAGACTGAAGGGAATCACGCATGA
- the recX gene encoding recombination regulator RecX, producing MIRKGRPVSDTRRAGGPRDDESRGSSGPAAASDSSADPFESFDDHDRAAGLNSDRNSDRSTRRSSGWSRPARDSHRPDGASASGADTSSSETVYSRSRRTRDESGSATKSTDTDTAARTTRPGRSLKGRALGYLSRREYSRAELSRKLMPFADEADPLEALLDELERDGWLSDSRFAESLINRRASRVGASRIVSELKRHAVSQTLIEETGAQLRETEMARAQAVWRKKYGALPTTVAERARQARFLMARGFSQSIIGKILKGIDDEWSGD from the coding sequence GTGATACGCAAGGGCCGGCCGGTGTCCGATACAAGGCGCGCCGGCGGCCCGCGTGATGACGAGTCGCGTGGATCATCCGGTCCCGCGGCTGCGTCTGATTCATCGGCTGATCCATTCGAGTCTTTCGACGATCACGACCGCGCTGCTGGTCTGAACTCCGATCGCAACTCCGATAGGAGCACCCGCCGATCTTCCGGCTGGTCCCGGCCCGCTCGAGATTCGCATCGCCCAGATGGGGCGAGCGCCTCAGGCGCCGATACTTCCTCGTCAGAAACGGTCTATAGCCGCTCGCGTCGCACTCGTGACGAGTCAGGTTCCGCCACAAAGTCCACCGATACAGACACGGCCGCGCGCACCACACGCCCAGGCCGTTCACTGAAAGGTCGAGCGCTCGGCTACCTGTCCCGCCGCGAATACAGCCGCGCTGAACTCTCGCGCAAGCTGATGCCGTTCGCCGACGAAGCCGATCCACTCGAAGCATTGCTCGACGAACTCGAGCGCGATGGCTGGCTCTCCGACTCGCGCTTTGCGGAAAGCCTGATCAATCGGAGGGCGTCGCGTGTTGGAGCGAGCCGGATCGTAAGTGAGTTGAAGCGCCACGCGGTGAGCCAGACGCTGATCGAAGAAACCGGCGCGCAGTTGCGCGAAACCGAAATGGCGCGGGCGCAGGCTGTCTGGCGCAAAAAGTATGGTGCACTTCCCACCACAGTCGCCGAGCGCGCAAGGCAAGCGCGTTTTCTGATGGCGCGCGGATTCTCACAGTCCATCATCGGAAAGATTCTGAAGGGCATCGACGACGAGTGGAGTGGCGACTAG
- the recA gene encoding recombinase RecA, whose protein sequence is MEESKKGPAGLTAEKSKALAAALAQIEKQFGKGSVMRLGAGEAVEDIQVVSTGSLGLDIALGVGGLPRGRVVEIYGPESSGKTTLTLQVIAEMQKIGGTAAFIDAEHALDIQYAGKLGVNVSDLLVSQPDTGEQALEIADALVRSGSIDMIVIDSVAALVPKAEIEGEMGDSLPGLQARLMSQALRKLTGTIKRTNCLVIFINQIRMKIGVMFGNPETTTGGNALKFYASVRLDIRRIGSIKKNDEVIGNETRVKVVKNKVAPPFREAIFDILYGEGISRQGEVIDLGVQAKIVDKAGAWYSYNGDRIGQGKDNAREFLRENPDIAREIENRIRESLGVNAMASAAPVGAAAEVADEEE, encoded by the coding sequence CGCGCAGATCGAAAAGCAGTTCGGCAAGGGGTCGGTCATGCGGCTCGGCGCTGGGGAAGCGGTCGAGGACATCCAGGTGGTCTCCACGGGTTCGCTGGGGCTCGACATCGCACTGGGCGTCGGCGGTTTGCCGCGCGGCCGGGTGGTCGAAATCTACGGGCCGGAATCGTCGGGTAAAACCACGTTGACGCTGCAGGTCATTGCCGAAATGCAGAAGATCGGCGGCACGGCGGCGTTTATCGACGCGGAACACGCGCTCGACATCCAGTACGCGGGCAAGCTTGGCGTCAACGTGTCCGACCTGCTGGTGTCGCAGCCGGATACCGGCGAACAGGCGCTCGAAATCGCCGACGCGCTGGTGCGCTCGGGCTCGATCGACATGATCGTGATCGACTCGGTGGCGGCACTGGTGCCGAAGGCCGAAATCGAAGGCGAGATGGGCGATTCGCTGCCGGGCTTGCAGGCACGGTTGATGTCGCAGGCACTGCGCAAGCTGACCGGCACGATCAAGCGGACGAACTGCCTCGTCATCTTCATCAACCAGATCCGGATGAAGATCGGTGTGATGTTCGGCAATCCGGAAACCACGACGGGCGGTAACGCGCTGAAGTTCTATGCGTCGGTACGTCTGGATATCCGCCGTATCGGTTCGATCAAGAAGAACGATGAAGTGATCGGCAACGAGACGCGCGTGAAGGTGGTCAAGAACAAGGTGGCGCCGCCGTTCCGCGAAGCGATTTTCGACATTCTGTATGGCGAGGGTATTTCGCGTCAGGGCGAAGTCATCGACCTGGGCGTGCAGGCCAAGATCGTCGACAAGGCGGGTGCCTGGTACAGCTATAACGGTGATCGTATCGGCCAGGGCAAAGACAACGCTCGCGAATTCCTGCGTGAAAATCCGGACATCGCGCGTGAAATCGAAAACCGTATTCGCGAATCGCTGGGTGTGAACGCGATGGCGTCCGCTGCACCTGTTGGCGCCGCTGCTGAAGTCGCCGACGAAGAGGAGTAA